The Spirulina subsalsa PCC 9445 region GGGGGTCGAAGATACGGTTTTATATATCTACAACCGTTTGTTGTCACTCAATGAAGTCGGTTCTCATCCTACCCATTTTGGGGTGTCGATTGAGGAGTTTCACCAATTTAATCACCATCAAATGGCTTATTGGCCCCATAGCATGAATGCCAGTGCAACTCATGACACTAAACGGGGGGAAGATGTGCGCAGTCGGATTAATGTGTTGTCGGAAATTCCCGAGGAGTGGGAGGCAAAATTAAAAGAGTGGCGAGAGATTAACGCCGCACAAAAGGGGTGTGTTGAGGGAATTGATGTTCCGGATCCCAATGATGAATATTTCCTCTATCAAACCCTATTGGGAACGTTCCCCTTTTATGAGGAAGAATATCCGGTTTTTGTTGAGCGAATCAAGGAATATATTATTAAGGCAATTCGGGAGGCTAAGGTTTACACAGCATGGCTCAAACCGGACACGGGGTATGAGGAAGGATTTACCAGTTTTGCGGAACGATTGCTTAAGGATTCACCGAATAATGAGTTTTTAAACGCCTTTCGACCCTTTCAGCGTAAGATACAACACTATGGGGTGTTTAATTCTCTCTCCCAAACCTTGTTAAAGTTTACGGTGCCTGGACTGCCTGATATTTATCAGGGAACGGAATTATGGGATTTGAGTTTGGTGGATCCAGATAATCGTCGTCCGGTAGATTTTAAGGTGCGGAATAAGTTCCTCAAGAGTATCAAACGGGGGATTGAGAAAAATCCCTTGGCACTGGTGGAGGAGTTGTTAGCCCATCCCGAAGATGGACGGATTAAGTTGTTCTTGATCTATCAATTGCTGCAAACGCGACAGGAGTATAGTGAGTTATTCCAACGGGGAGACTATCAAAAGTTAACGGTGATGGGGAGTTGGCAGGATCATGCGGTGGTGTTTTCTCGCACTTGGGGAGATCATACGGTGATTGCGATCGCACCTCGTCTCTTCACCAGTTTAATGAAAGAGGACGAACTCCCCCTAGGAGAACAAGTCTGGCAAGAAACGCGCATCTCCCTCCCCCCCGGATCCCCCACCCACTGGCAGAATAGGATTACTGGGGAAGAGATCAAGGGAGAAGATGCACTCTTTCTGCGGGATATTCTGCAACATTTCCCGGTAGCACTTTTAATTAGTGTGCTACCCCAAGCGGAAAAGCCCCTCAGTGATGGTGTAAAGGCTCTAGAAGAGGGTTCTAAAAGTAAAAACCGCAAAAAAGACCTAGCGGCTTGATTCGGGCTGGCTGAGAAAGTCTAAGCAGAGAGAATAAGCAACCTTGACAAGTTAAGGTTGCTTATTCCCTGACTGTAACTCATCCAAACTCGCCAAAACCTCCGTGCTATGAATCGCAGGTTGTACCCCGAGGAACACCTTGCGCAACAGACCGTCCGGGTCAATTAAATAGGTGTGTCGTAGAGACATATAACCCAACCAAGACCCATAGATTTTACTCACCGTCCCATCCGTATCCGCCAAAAGCGGGAACTTCAACCCTTGGGAGTCGCAGAATTCCCGATGGGAGTCTACATCATCCACACTCACCCCTAAAATTTGGGCGTTGCGCTGTTGGTATTTGGGAAAATCTTGCTGAAAACGCTTGGCCTCCAACGTACAACCCGGGGTGAAGTCCTTGGGGTAAAAATATAATACTACCCACTGCCCTCGATAGTCCGAGAGGGCAATGCTCCCATCCCCGGTGTTGGTGGGTAAGCTAAAATCTGGGGCAGGTTGATTTAAACTGGGTTGCGGCCCCCCTAATGCCCAAGCTGGGATCACATGAACCCCGTTGATTAACAAGGCCAAACCCATAACACAAAGGAATTTTAGAAAATGACGGCGTACCATAGTTAACTGGTTCTTATGTTCTAAGAAATTATTATCCTGAAACGCTATAGTATAATAGCAAAAAGAGGCAAAGCCTAATTTTTTGTATTTCTTCCACCAAACACTGATTTACAATTCAAATATTTTAATTTTACAATGGTATTTTTTTAATCTTTTGCACAAATTCTTTCATATTTTAAGTGTTCTATCTTAACGACTCATCCTAAAACCCCCAAGATTGATGGAATTCTCAACAATTGGACTAATTGCCCTAGGACTATCGGCGGATGCCTTTGCTGTGTCTATTTCTAGTGGTTTATTTATTCGGAACATTAAAGTTAATAAAGCGCTGAAAATCGCCTTATTTTTCGGTGGACTCCAGATGATAATGCCCTTAGTCGGCTGGGAGATAGCGCGTAATTTTCGGGAATTCTTCAGCTATTTTAGCCCTTGGATTGCTTTTATCCTGTTGTCTTTTATCGGATCTAAAATGGTCTATGAGGCTTTAGCAAAAGTCCAAGAAGAAGAGAAAAAGTTTAACCCTCTAGATAACTATACTTTGCTAATTTTAGCTATTGCTACGAGCATTGATGCTCTAGTGGCGGGGGTTAGTTTTTCTCTGTTGGAAGTTGCCCTAATTCCAGTGGTGACAATTATTGGCATGACTACTTTTTCCCTGTGTTTTTGTGGGGTATTAATTGGGCATCATTGCGGGGATTTATTCCGCTCTAAGGTGGAACTTATTGGCGGTTTGTTGTTAATTGCTATTGGGGTGAAGATATTGCTTGAAAATATTTGGGTAGTGGGGGGGTAAACCCCCCAGTTTTCTCTGGGAGAAGCAGGGGGGCGGGATTTCCCCCTAGAAAGCCAAGGATAAGGATTTCTAGGGGGAATATCTTGCCGGAAATATGGCGAGGGAATGCTCCCTCTAAGGAGTTCGTCAAAGCAGAAGCGTCAGAAAATTACTGTGTCCTTCTGATTCCACGTAGACGGTCCAACGCCCTCGTCTCGCTAAGTTAGGAGAAAAGGTATATTCTCCCTGAGCGTTGAGGACTCCGGTTCTCCAAGGATTGGCAGAATCCCCCGGAGCAAAGATGCTAATGCGTCCATGAGCCATAGCTTCACCTGTGCTGTAGCGCACGGTGATGGTAATGCTTGTCACCTGAGCATTCCGAGGTAATGTGCTGTCGGAATAGGTGACGAGATTGCCGTTGCGGGTACGGACTTGAATGGCAGCACGCATCCCCACTTCATGGGCGCTGGCGCTTAGGGGGATTAGAAGAGCAATCAACAGAGACAAAAGGCGAATCTTAACAGAGTTGATCATCTCCTTAATCGCAAGCGGTTACACCTTCGGCACAATAGAGACTCCACCAAGGATTAAGTTCTAGGGCATCGGGTTCGGCTAGACTCATGCCTAGTAATTCTTGGAAGTTGGTGTCTGCTCCTCCATAACGAACGTGCATATGAATGGGGTCGCCGTGGGGCGCTCGTAGGGCAACATACTTAAAGGCGCTACAGGTGGGATCTTCAGAGGTGAGTTCAAACAGATCCCAGATTGAGCTTTGATATTCGGGATAGTAGAAAGGATCTGGTAAAGCGCCCTGATAGGAATAAGTGCAATTTTGGGCGATGGGATCGTTTCCGCTTAAATCCCGATAAAAGGAGAACCGTTCCATGCGTTCAAAGACAATCCGCCCGGGATTACGGGGATCATGGAGTGAGTTGGGGACGCTCGTATCTAGGGTAAAGACTCCATTCACGCCTAAATATTCGACGTTGGCATTGGGGGATTTGAAATCCGAGGCTTCTAGAGGAGAAGCCCCAATCAAACTAATAGCGATCGCACTGGTAAGAGCCAAGCTAGATCGTTTCATGAATCACACACTCCTTAACCATAATGTAAAGTTAACCCTGATGTTGGGTTATCGCTCATTAGGTTACTAAGCGCGGACTTCGTTTTCTATGCCCTGAACCGGGATGGGGGATAGCTAAAATCCCAACTCACCGAGCAAATTTTGAGCGGCCGAGGGAAAATGGAGGGCGGGATCTTGGGCAACCCAACCGATGGGGGACTGGGAACGGACTTCAAAATGTAAATGAGGCTGGTCAATATCGGGGCGACCGCTATTGCCTACGGTGCCGAGGGTGTCCCCGGTGTTCACCCGTTGCCCGGTGCTGACGAAAATCTCCCCGAGATGGGCGTAACGGGTTTGTAGATTGCCCTCATGGTTAATAATGACCACGTTTCCATAGTTGCCCTGTTGTCCGGCAAAGACCACCACCCCCTGATCGGCGGCTAAAACGGGGGTATTGAGGGGGGCGAGGAGATCCAGCCCACTGTGAAAGGTGGATTGTTGGGTTTCGGGGTTTTCTCGCCAACCGTAGGCTAAACCGAGGGTGAGGGGTTGGGGGAGGGGAAACCCGGCTAGTCCGGTGTAGTTGGGGGTTGGGTCGTTGGAGTCTGCCCAGTTGATGCCGGGGATAAAGACGGTTTCGCTGGGGGGTTGACAGCCGTTCATTTCAAATAATACATCGGCGCGAACTCCATAGGATTGGGCGATACTTTCCCAAGTGGCTCCGCGGGGGGGGGTGATGGAGATGCCGTTGAGGGGGGGAATCAGCAGTTCTTGTCCGACGGGTAAGCGTCCCTGACGGAGGCTGGGGTTGAAGTAGATAATGACATCAGAGAGGATTCTGTATTGTTGTGCGATCGCCTCTAAACTATCTTGAGCCGTCACAGTATGGCGACGCAACCGGGAGAGAACTGGTTCAGGACAGACAGACTCTTGCGCCAAACTGGGAGAGGGGAGTAAGAGAAACGGTAGAGCAAGGAGAGCAGAGAGAGAGGCATTCCAGTAAGATGACATGAAAATTCAGGTTAAACAACAACGTCCTCCCCTAGTGTAGTCCGTTCGTAGTTGGGCTTCAGCCCCCAATTGGTTCGTAGTTGGGCTTCAGCCCCCAATTGGTTCGTAGTTAGACTTCAGCCCCCAATTGGTTCGTAGTTAGACTTCAGCCCCCACTACCCCATAATCAACTCAGACGCAGGACTTGGCACATCAGAACGCCACAACTGCTCCAATTCCGTCGCAGGCATGGTTAAATACAACACATCATTTTCCTGTAACGGTGTTTCCAATAATCCCCAGCCGTGAATGGTTTGGCCTTGAGATTCCAGGTAAAGGGGGACAAAATCCGCATGAACGGCCGCCTCTTGAACCGTTTTGCCATAGAAAGGATGATGAGCGGTAATCAACGTGGCCAAGGCGACCCAGAGTAAATCATCGGTGATGCCATTGCCCAGAATCCGCCCCCCCAAAGCCGCAGCCGCAAAGGAAGGCGTAGCCAATTCTGTGGGACAGAGAACACTTTCAAACTCAAAAACCTGCTGAACCGAAACCGAAAACTGTACATCATGATTGCGCACCACTACGGCAATCCGGGGGGAAATCGCCTTAGCACAGAGGGCAATTTCCACATTCACCATGTCATCACTGGTGACGGCTAAAAGGGCGCGGGCTTTGTGTACGTTGGCTTCTCTCAAACTGTTGGAAATGCTGGCATCTTCAATAATGACGGGAACACCGAGAGAGCGGGCGGTGTGTAAATAACGATTGTTGGCATCCCGTTCAATGACTACCACATCATGGCCTTGATTAAGCAGTTGTTGAACAATGCGCACCCCGATTCCTCCTAAACCACAAACAACGTAGTGATTGCCCGAGGGAACTTGGGTCACTGCCCAAAATTGCCGTAAACGGGAGCCGAGAATAAAATCATTGATCAAGGCGTAACAAATACCAATCACCCCGGCCCCGACAATCATCATGACGGAGGTGAAAATCTTGATGCTGTCGGGGGCATTTTCGGCCACTTCTTCCTTACCCCCGGCTCCGGTAATCATGCCTACGGAGAAGTATAGAGCATCGACAATAGACACCTGAAAGTTAATACTGACATAGGTCAAGGTGGCCAAGAAAATCGTTAAGAGGAGGGCCAGGGTGACAAGGGCGACGGGGCGGCCATATTCTTGGAATTTGCGGAGATTGGCGATCGCCTTGAGCCATTGTTTCACCCAAGAACGGCGACTATTGCGCACAGTTGGCTGAGTTCCCACAATTAAATGATCTCCTACTTCTAGGGGTTTTCCTTCCATCACGGCTGAGACTAAATCCACTTCATCCCGAGTCGGGAGAAAATAGATCAACATCCGAGAGCGACTTTCCCAGAGATCACTTAAGCTGCGCCCTAACCAAGGGTGATTTTCATGGATAATTTCTTCATGGATCGGCCAAGTTTGGTTAAACAGCCGTAACTGTCCAATGGCTTTATTCCCCAAGGCCGCAAAGGTAAAAATCGGCGCGGCTAATTCCGCTACACTCATGCTCACATGATCCACTACGGTCTGATCCAACCGTTCCCCAAGGGTATGATTCAATAAACGGTTAATAATGCGAATCTTGTGATTAATTACTTTCGCTTGGGTCAAAATGGCCAAATTTAAAGCATCATCATTTCCAGCCAGTACAAGAGTATGGGCTTCTCGAATCCCGGCGGTGATCAGGGTCGAAGCGGAGCGCAAATCCCCGATAATAATATGATTCATGGTTTCTCCCGGAATGGGGCGATCGCTCACACCCACCACATCCGCTCCCTGTTGTCGAAGCAGATTAAAAATCCGGTATCCTGTACGACCGAGGCCACAAACAATAATGCGCGGTTTCATGGAAGACAGAGGCGCAGTCTCCTGAGCAGAATGATAAGAATTTTTCTATTTTCACTGAACTGGTACTTCAGAAGTGTAGCCTTAGACACGATCCTATGGGAATCCAGAGAATAGAGTATTGACCTTTGGACACAACCACATTTTCCCTCTTGTCCGTCAGGAGTATGTAACAATTGGTTTGATCCCTTTCGGTGGCGTAGAGGATTGAAAACATTGGATAAAGTGAGGATGGGACAGGAAAAGTTACAAATTCCCAATTGGGACGAAATTCCCGTAGCCCAACGGGAGAACCAAACGGTAGAACCCAAGGGAGGCGGGGTTCTCTGGCTGATGGTGGGGGGAATAGTCGGTTTAGGTGCGATCGCCGCCCTCGGATTTTACCTCTTCACCCTAGAGGGTTCTCCTTTAGTCCAATCTCAACCCGACAAAGTAGAAACCCCCTCTGAAGTGGCAGAACGTCAAGAATTAGCCGTTGAAAATGTTTTAGGCCATCTGCCTTATCAGGAAGCCTCCCCCGACGATCTCGAACCCATTACCCGGGATGGTCGTATCCGTCTCCGTCGGAGTGCCGCCCAACAGTACCGAGCCATGGAGGCCGCCGCACGAGGGGATGGGGTGATTTTAAGCGCGATTTCCGGCTTTCGCACCGTGGAGGAGCAGCAATATCTCTTTTTTGGCGTGAAGCAGCAACGCAATCAAGGGGCAGCACAACGGGCAGAAGTGAGCGCGCCTCCGGGATATAGTGAACATCACACAGGCTATGCAGTTGATATTGGGGACGGTCGCGCTCCGGCGACAAATTTAAGTGTTAACTTTGAAAATACGGCGGCGTTCCGTTGGTTAGAACAAAATGCCTCTCGTTTTAGTTTTGAGCTATCGTTTCCCCAAGATAACCCCCAAGGCATCGCCTATGAACCTTGGCATTGGCGTTTTGTGGGAGATATTGAGAGTTTAGAAACCTTCTATCGGGCGCAAAATCTCCGGCGGGAGTAGAGCCATGGAACAAATTTTAGGCGGGAGTAAAAAGTATGACAAATTATCAAATTGAAAGCCGAGAATGGTGGGTGGAGCGCTGGTTAGAGTTACTGGACTCCTACCGTTTTAAAAAGCGTTTAGAACGGGCGCGCAAGTATTCTATGGAAGGGAATGTCTTGTCCATTGAGTTTAAGGGGGCGAAGGTCTTGGCTAAGGTGCAGGGGAGCGAGGTAGATCCCTATCAGGTGTCTCTCTCCTTAACGCCTTTTTCTAATGAGGACTGGAGTTATGTGATTGAAACCATGTCGGAAAAGGCCATCTATGCGGCGCAGTTGTTGGCGGGGGAAATGCCAGCCAATATTGAGGAAGTATTTACCGCCAATGGTTTAAGTTTGTTTCCCTTCACCTTGTCGGATATTCATTCCCGTTGTACTTGTCCCGATCCAGCGAACCCCTGTAAGCATATTGGGGCCGTGTACTATGAGTTAGGCGATCGCTTTAGTGAAGATCCCTTTGTCCTCTTCCAGTTGCGGGGACGTACCAAGGGGCAGATTTTAGACGCTTTGCGTCAAGTGCGGGCAAGATCGGTTAAGGATAGTGGCAAGCGCAACAATAAGGAAAATGGCAAGGGCTCCAAGAAGAAAGCCCCGAAACCGAAAAACACTCAAACCGCCCTCAATCCCGAACTATTCTGGGAGTACGAGGAACCCTTAGATTCTTCCTTAGTGGCGATCCCTTCGGGACGCTCCGCGAACGCATCGACTCCCGAAAGTAAGGGCATCTTAGAACTACTGGGCAATCCTCCCCTCCCCTCCCATGATGCCGCTATGGTGCGTCAAGCCCTCGAACAAGCCTATCCCATCGCCAGTCAACGAGCGATCGCTACCGCACTTAATCGAGAAACCTCCAGCAGTTAAGCTAACTTCTCGGCAATACATTGAAACATCTCATCCACAGCCTCCCCCGTTTTGGCAGAGGTAACGTAAGTCTCGACAATTTGCGCCTGTTCAAAAGGGTACTGTATGACTAACCGTTCTAACTGAGATGGACTCAATAAATCGGACTTATTAAAAGCCACTAAAATCCAACCTTGAGGATTAACCGTAAAAAATAAATCTAAGTGTTTTTCCACATTAACAATTGTGTCCTGACGCTTGACATCCGCCACAATAATAGCCGCCTTTGCCCCTTGTAAATAACTGCGCGCCACATGGCGAAACGACGTATGGCCTTCTATATCCCAGATTAACAATTCCACATGGTGTTTCCCTTCCGGCAAAAGTACCACTTTGCGCGAGATTTTAACCCCAACCGTAGACAAATACTGATCACTAAACTGTCCGTCCACAAAACGACGAATTAAGCTGGTTTTTCCGACACAAAAATCTCCCAGCAAACAAATTTTTTTCGAGACAACATTCATAATTAGGGGGCAGGAAGGGAAGATGCGGAGGGGGCAGGCATTAACTCGAAACGCACAACCCGACTGCGATCCGCCGAATCATTAGTTTCTACTTCTGGAGGCGGTTCAGCCGTGCCGTTAATCGCTAAACGTTCTGGATCAAGTCCTTGAGACAGTAACACACTTTGGACATTTTTCGCCCGTTCCATCGCTAATTCTTGGTTACTCTGAGCCGGTCCAGAACCATCAGCATGACCGACAATTCTTAAACCAATCTCAGGATATTCCGCTAAAAAGTTCCGGATTTGATTCACTCTGGCATTAGACAAACTGCCAAAAGGAACCCGAGATGATCCCATCTCAAAAAACACCCGTTCCCGCAAAAATTCTGGTAACAGTTGGGCTGTATTGACTGTTTCAATCCCCGGAATCTGGTCAAAGGACTCTACAATCAATTTATAATCTTCTGGATTATTAAAGTTCCCCCGTAAAATAACCGTTCCGGGTTGATACCCTGCTGTCAGATTAATATTATTACTGCGGTTTAAAAGACTGGCAACCACGGCCACCGTATTCGCTACATTGGCGGGATCTGGGGGAATTTGTACCACAATAATCTGATTGTCTACTTCCAAATTTGAATTAATTCCCGCCACCATTTTCTCCGCATCCGCTTTCACTTGTTCGAGGGGAACTCGTCCCGATAGAATCACCCGTTTTCCGTTAACGGTGGGAGTGAGTTGGGAATAGGAGGCATTTTCTAAATCTGTGAGGGCGGACTCAATACGAGATTCTAAACGACGGTCTAAAAAGCCTCGAACTTGGAAATAACTCCAAGGTAAAACCACCACAATCAACAGAATCACCAACAGGGTCAGTAAGGCCGAGGGGGATTTTTGTTGTCCGCTTTTTTTCAGCTTCTGTGCCAGTTGTTCCAAGGCTTGGGTGACAGTATCCGGCACCCCAGCGCGATCGCCATCATACTGTTCAATCAGTTGACCATGTTTTTGGGTAATTTCCCCGAGAGTGCGGCGCAGATGTTTCACCACTACTGTGGAGGGATTCCCTTCTACCGCCACCGCTAAATAACAATAACCCGCCACTTCCAAAATAATCCGCGAGTTCCCATACTCAATTTCGTTGAGTTCGGCAATTTTCCCAGATTCAGCAATACAATCATTGACAAAACTGCGAATAGCTGTAAGCATCCCGGCAATCATATTTGATTCTAGACGCTGCTCCCCATGAGGCTGGACTTCCGCAATCACCAAACCCGAGGCCTTATGGATTAAGAAAAGGGCTTGAACCTTAACCGGAGAGGCTTCTTGTAGGATTAACTCCGCTTCCGATACCCCTTGAATTTTCGCCTTGATTTTCCGTTGCACCCCGGAAATACTCAGGGTTTGATCCACCTTCTCATTAATCGAGGCCACCAGTTCACCCATGTACTTGGAAATGGTATTCCCCACAACGGGATAGAGAGCATCCACCATCGCATCCCGTTCTAGTTCGATTTGGGCTTTAATGGCTCTACCCATGGCTGGGCCTAGGGCTTCGGGGATAGCATCCCGTTCCAGTTTGTTTTGCTCTTGCAGGGCGGCGGCAATTTCAGGGGCTATTGCTCGGGCTATTGCCCGAGGGGAGCGTTGGATTTCCCGTTCAATGGCCAAGGGTAACACTTGGGCGAGTGCTTGACTCATGGCGGCCTGATCTTGAGTTGCTCGTTGTTGGATGATGTCGTCAATGATGGGAACTAACAACTCCGCGATCGCCTCTTGAGAAATCCCCACCTTCATCTTTAACAACTGCACCATCAACGGCACCAGAGGATTAATCACCTCCGTTGGCTCATAGACCTGATTTTCCAAAGAAGAGAGCTTGGTTTCCAACTGACCAATTAACTGGCGCACCTGAGCAAAATCTGTCTCGTTTAGTTCCTCTTTGAGCGCGCCATCCCCCGGAAGGTTGCCCTGATTGATCCGCTCTAATTGCTGCTGAATCGCTTCTACAACCTCCTCAGCCTTGGGGGACGGGGTAGCCGTCGTTTGAGGGGGTTCTACGACCTCAGAAGCAGTATAAACCGCCTCTGAGAGGTTCTCTGGAGGGATAACCTGCTCAGAGACTGATTCAGTCTCGGTCTGGGGTTCAAGTTCATCTTCGAGGACTACCTCCTGATGGCTAACCGTGGCGGGTTCATGAATGGGCGTTTCTGCTATCCTTTCGTGATCCTGCACCGGAGGTGTAATGTCCTCAGTTTCCTCGACCCGAGGAGTCAGTTCTTCCTTTTCCTGCACCGGAGGTGTAATGTCCTCAGTTTCCTCGACCCGAGGAGCCGGAGGGGTCAGTTCTTCCTCTCGTTCTTCCCCAGGAGGGCTAACGGCGGCTTTCTGTTCCGCAGCAATCCCCTGATGTTCTTCGGCCCAGCCTTGGAGTTGTTTTAAAGAGGCTTCCAATAATAAATCAGGAGTTTCTAAGAGATTCTCCTCTTCTTCCTCTTCCGAGGGTGGGGGTGGGGTGGGGGAGAGGAGCAAATCGCGAAAACTCTGGAGGGGATCTTCTTTTTTCTTGGCTTGGGAACGTGGAAAGGGTTTAGTGCCACGGCGTACTGTCCGGGTGGGTTTCCCTTTGCCGTTTTGATCTGAACCCTTACGAGAACCATTACTGGTCTGGGAATTCGCCCCATTTTGGCTTACTGGGGCTGGGGGTTTATGCTCCTCAACCGTCTTTTTCGGTGGGGGTGGGGGAGGAGT contains the following coding sequences:
- a CDS encoding potassium channel family protein, coding for MKPRIIVCGLGRTGYRIFNLLRQQGADVVGVSDRPIPGETMNHIIIGDLRSASTLITAGIREAHTLVLAGNDDALNLAILTQAKVINHKIRIINRLLNHTLGERLDQTVVDHVSMSVAELAAPIFTFAALGNKAIGQLRLFNQTWPIHEEIIHENHPWLGRSLSDLWESRSRMLIYFLPTRDEVDLVSAVMEGKPLEVGDHLIVGTQPTVRNSRRSWVKQWLKAIANLRKFQEYGRPVALVTLALLLTIFLATLTYVSINFQVSIVDALYFSVGMITGAGGKEEVAENAPDSIKIFTSVMMIVGAGVIGICYALINDFILGSRLRQFWAVTQVPSGNHYVVCGLGGIGVRIVQQLLNQGHDVVVIERDANNRYLHTARSLGVPVIIEDASISNSLREANVHKARALLAVTSDDMVNVEIALCAKAISPRIAVVVRNHDVQFSVSVQQVFEFESVLCPTELATPSFAAAALGGRILGNGITDDLLWVALATLITAHHPFYGKTVQEAAVHADFVPLYLESQGQTIHGWGLLETPLQENDVLYLTMPATELEQLWRSDVPSPASELIMG
- a CDS encoding manganese efflux pump MntP family protein; its protein translation is MEFSTIGLIALGLSADAFAVSISSGLFIRNIKVNKALKIALFFGGLQMIMPLVGWEIARNFREFFSYFSPWIAFILLSFIGSKMVYEALAKVQEEEKKFNPLDNYTLLILAIATSIDALVAGVSFSLLEVALIPVVTIIGMTTFSLCFCGVLIGHHCGDLFRSKVELIGGLLLIAIGVKILLENIWVVGG
- a CDS encoding redoxin domain-containing protein; this encodes MVRRHFLKFLCVMGLALLINGVHVIPAWALGGPQPSLNQPAPDFSLPTNTGDGSIALSDYRGQWVVLYFYPKDFTPGCTLEAKRFQQDFPKYQQRNAQILGVSVDDVDSHREFCDSQGLKFPLLADTDGTVSKIYGSWLGYMSLRHTYLIDPDGLLRKVFLGVQPAIHSTEVLASLDELQSGNKQP
- a CDS encoding OmpA family protein, producing the protein MASSKQNQGSAEPKLKRNGQNGGTPPAVPDPWNQDEAFDFWSDAGNREENFDQVPPSEQSPQSKFSGGHPAQDDKLAGVLEDLQELLSQKPSSSQTQPAPTMTEQDKARSLSPTLDLTQKIHKFQPGLDEDEVELSQSQVPSEQVSPSESPAVAESPSWAESGQADPPVEAISVTPSPSRQSTETPPPIDLAAIASFLSSRKGETAPSQPQDPLKTFTPDSPPSQPMGEGETLLPFPSQAEPEAKSENLIPVQEQTPPPEKVIPFQQKSREPETPTPETVVSPELESAENPISSTEVPSRLDTLLEAVFPLTEEPTPEPEKPSPAQEEWGEDQVHLPSETMAASPSNAASPFRTPPPPPPKKTVEEHKPPAPVSQNGANSQTSNGSRKGSDQNGKGKPTRTVRRGTKPFPRSQAKKKEDPLQSFRDLLLSPTPPPPSEEEEEENLLETPDLLLEASLKQLQGWAEEHQGIAAEQKAAVSPPGEEREEELTPPAPRVEETEDITPPVQEKEELTPRVEETEDITPPVQDHERIAETPIHEPATVSHQEVVLEDELEPQTETESVSEQVIPPENLSEAVYTASEVVEPPQTTATPSPKAEEVVEAIQQQLERINQGNLPGDGALKEELNETDFAQVRQLIGQLETKLSSLENQVYEPTEVINPLVPLMVQLLKMKVGISQEAIAELLVPIIDDIIQQRATQDQAAMSQALAQVLPLAIEREIQRSPRAIARAIAPEIAAALQEQNKLERDAIPEALGPAMGRAIKAQIELERDAMVDALYPVVGNTISKYMGELVASINEKVDQTLSISGVQRKIKAKIQGVSEAELILQEASPVKVQALFLIHKASGLVIAEVQPHGEQRLESNMIAGMLTAIRSFVNDCIAESGKIAELNEIEYGNSRIILEVAGYCYLAVAVEGNPSTVVVKHLRRTLGEITQKHGQLIEQYDGDRAGVPDTVTQALEQLAQKLKKSGQQKSPSALLTLLVILLIVVVLPWSYFQVRGFLDRRLESRIESALTDLENASYSQLTPTVNGKRVILSGRVPLEQVKADAEKMVAGINSNLEVDNQIIVVQIPPDPANVANTVAVVASLLNRSNNINLTAGYQPGTVILRGNFNNPEDYKLIVESFDQIPGIETVNTAQLLPEFLRERVFFEMGSSRVPFGSLSNARVNQIRNFLAEYPEIGLRIVGHADGSGPAQSNQELAMERAKNVQSVLLSQGLDPERLAINGTAEPPPEVETNDSADRSRVVRFELMPAPSASSLPAP
- a CDS encoding carboxypeptidase regulatory-like domain-containing protein, which translates into the protein MINSVKIRLLSLLIALLIPLSASAHEVGMRAAIQVRTRNGNLVTYSDSTLPRNAQVTSITITVRYSTGEAMAHGRISIFAPGDSANPWRTGVLNAQGEYTFSPNLARRGRWTVYVESEGHSNFLTLLL
- a CDS encoding M15 family metallopeptidase; this encodes MGQEKLQIPNWDEIPVAQRENQTVEPKGGGVLWLMVGGIVGLGAIAALGFYLFTLEGSPLVQSQPDKVETPSEVAERQELAVENVLGHLPYQEASPDDLEPITRDGRIRLRRSAAQQYRAMEAAARGDGVILSAISGFRTVEEQQYLFFGVKQQRNQGAAQRAEVSAPPGYSEHHTGYAVDIGDGRAPATNLSVNFENTAAFRWLEQNASRFSFELSFPQDNPQGIAYEPWHWRFVGDIESLETFYRAQNLRRE
- a CDS encoding Rab family GTPase, with translation MNVVSKKICLLGDFCVGKTSLIRRFVDGQFSDQYLSTVGVKISRKVVLLPEGKHHVELLIWDIEGHTSFRHVARSYLQGAKAAIIVADVKRQDTIVNVEKHLDLFFTVNPQGWILVAFNKSDLLSPSQLERLVIQYPFEQAQIVETYVTSAKTGEAVDEMFQCIAEKLA
- a CDS encoding peptidoglycan DD-metalloendopeptidase family protein, which codes for MSSYWNASLSALLALPFLLLPSPSLAQESVCPEPVLSRLRRHTVTAQDSLEAIAQQYRILSDVIIYFNPSLRQGRLPVGQELLIPPLNGISITPPRGATWESIAQSYGVRADVLFEMNGCQPPSETVFIPGINWADSNDPTPNYTGLAGFPLPQPLTLGLAYGWRENPETQQSTFHSGLDLLAPLNTPVLAADQGVVVFAGQQGNYGNVVIINHEGNLQTRYAHLGEIFVSTGQRVNTGDTLGTVGNSGRPDIDQPHLHFEVRSQSPIGWVAQDPALHFPSAAQNLLGELGF
- a CDS encoding SWIM zinc finger family protein, whose product is MTNYQIESREWWVERWLELLDSYRFKKRLERARKYSMEGNVLSIEFKGAKVLAKVQGSEVDPYQVSLSLTPFSNEDWSYVIETMSEKAIYAAQLLAGEMPANIEEVFTANGLSLFPFTLSDIHSRCTCPDPANPCKHIGAVYYELGDRFSEDPFVLFQLRGRTKGQILDALRQVRARSVKDSGKRNNKENGKGSKKKAPKPKNTQTALNPELFWEYEEPLDSSLVAIPSGRSANASTPESKGILELLGNPPLPSHDAAMVRQALEQAYPIASQRAIATALNRETSSS